A single window of Longimicrobiaceae bacterium DNA harbors:
- a CDS encoding DUF2339 domain-containing protein, with the protein MNDPRPADLEARMSRLEAAVEDLQQAVRRIEAATAPGAASPALAPAVPAAAAAPAPVSRPEVWAHQSEQWLGRVGLGLLFLGLVYLFNFSIEQGWITPVVRVAIGLLIGGVLLGVGLRLQRTRRSYSQILLAGALAVFYVTGFAASQLYLLVSYGAAFAYMAGVMALGLVLARRQDHPSLASLGALGGFATPLLLHRESTAVVELSVYGALVVVWSGALYWLRGWPSLLWTYAVGGVAALSIAANHATGEERWVVQGSLLLIWVLGAGLPFARGIMRADRRGQRFWGMVPLSLQLRVLGVGITSAVLFLTAEMWELRRVESGGLFLLAALLFASLAWGGTRTPNRIARAAGPVAATLLATGTFLVLEDAALRTAVLSLEALLFVYAGSRRRLAGVEWVGHSLFGVLTLYLLADGLARQQEAFDALAFAHILQIVLMLAATRWRSAPRTGLLPAPPQTAWVYRIAAHALFLLWLATEIGPLSSGSGWVTLAWGAYGAALILLSMRLGDGAAMVGLQLVAFSALALAVGKLVIVDLGRVPMLWRILLFMGFGGGFLGLSSVFKPRDATSRDA; encoded by the coding sequence ATGAACGATCCCCGTCCGGCAGACCTGGAAGCGCGCATGTCGCGCCTGGAAGCGGCGGTCGAGGACCTCCAGCAGGCCGTCCGCCGGATCGAGGCGGCGACCGCGCCGGGCGCCGCCTCCCCCGCGCTCGCGCCGGCCGTGCCGGCCGCTGCGGCGGCACCGGCTCCCGTCTCACGGCCGGAGGTGTGGGCCCATCAGAGCGAGCAGTGGCTGGGCAGGGTGGGGTTGGGGCTCCTCTTCCTCGGCCTCGTCTACCTGTTCAACTTCAGTATCGAGCAGGGATGGATTACGCCGGTGGTACGGGTAGCCATCGGACTGCTGATCGGAGGCGTGCTGCTCGGAGTCGGGCTGCGGCTCCAGCGCACACGGCGCAGCTACAGCCAGATCCTGCTGGCAGGGGCGCTGGCAGTGTTCTACGTCACCGGCTTCGCGGCGAGCCAGCTCTACCTGCTGGTGAGCTACGGGGCGGCGTTCGCGTACATGGCGGGTGTGATGGCGCTGGGACTGGTGCTGGCGCGGCGGCAGGACCACCCCTCGCTGGCCAGCCTGGGCGCCCTGGGCGGCTTTGCCACGCCTCTTCTGCTGCACCGCGAGAGCACAGCGGTCGTGGAGCTCTCCGTGTACGGGGCCCTGGTGGTGGTCTGGTCGGGGGCTCTCTACTGGCTCCGCGGCTGGCCCTCGCTTCTCTGGACGTATGCGGTAGGTGGGGTGGCCGCACTCAGCATCGCCGCCAACCATGCGACGGGCGAGGAGCGCTGGGTCGTGCAGGGGTCGCTCCTCCTGATCTGGGTGCTCGGCGCCGGCCTGCCCTTCGCGCGCGGCATCATGAGGGCCGACCGCCGCGGTCAGCGCTTCTGGGGGATGGTCCCGCTCTCCCTGCAGCTCCGCGTCCTCGGTGTAGGGATTACCTCGGCCGTGCTCTTCCTCACCGCCGAGATGTGGGAGCTGCGCCGGGTGGAGAGTGGCGGGCTCTTTCTCCTCGCGGCACTCCTCTTCGCCTCTCTGGCATGGGGCGGCACGCGCACCCCCAACCGCATCGCTCGCGCGGCGGGTCCCGTGGCGGCCACCCTCCTCGCGACCGGTACCTTTCTGGTGCTGGAGGACGCTGCGCTCCGGACGGCGGTGCTGAGCCTGGAGGCGCTCCTCTTCGTCTACGCCGGAAGCCGGCGCCGCCTGGCCGGCGTGGAATGGGTGGGGCACAGTCTCTTCGGCGTACTCACCCTCTACCTGCTCGCCGACGGTCTCGCGAGGCAGCAGGAGGCCTTCGATGCGCTCGCGTTCGCACACATTCTCCAGATCGTCCTGATGCTGGCGGCCACCCGATGGCGCTCCGCGCCGCGCACCGGCCTCCTCCCGGCGCCGCCGCAGACGGCCTGGGTGTACCGCATCGCCGCTCACGCCCTCTTCCTCCTCTGGCTCGCCACCGAGATCGGCCCCCTCTCCAGCGGCTCGGGGTGGGTGACGCTCGCCTGGGGCGCCTACGGCGCCGCCCTCATCCTGCTTTCCATGCGCCTCGGGGACGGGGCCGCCATGGTTGGCCTCCAGCTCGTCGCCTTCTCCGCGCTTGCTCTCGCCGTCGGGAAGCTCGTGATCGTGGACCTCGGCCGCGTCCCCATGCTCTGGCGCATCCTCCTCTTCATGGGATTCGGCGGCGGTTTCCTCGGTCTCAGCTCCGTTTTCAAGCCCCGCGATGCAACGTCGCGGGATGCGTGA